The genomic region taggaagtggggcctgctgcggatcatgatcgtcatgattgccgcctccatttatgctattACTGCCGTTATCGTCtgaaatacgtttactaggaattaattgtggtttggcaggtttttgaacagcagctacaatttctggaatagcgtgggctattccttgggcgataaagtgctcgatatcttgtcgagttatatattgatcttcttgttcttgctcagattgatttacttcattaattggttcattgttagcgttttccatctgctaatttagtaggaatttattagtgtcttacttatcaatgacaaaattcacatagataaacacatagattatcacaatatacaagtataaccaaaattgtcgatttctcgacttttactttgttggtatattgtatatgcatccatacacaccgtattttacagagttttattgcccattttacagaattttaagttactatcatacaatacggctttctgtggtttaactgactgttctagtaacgatgctccctctcatcgtacttccaagttagatgctcccccatttccctgatcctattacctgtacctatcagttcttcaccgaactgacggagttcagctaggttttcactactcatgggaggatttgggagtggttctgggtcaaattgtggaaggaagctataaggactgttgactatgttttggaattgccagtcgttggtccaccattcctccatttggcctaatggtctggtatgaactagtgggtctggaataactggtcctaggtttagtggaaATTGGGCTGTAACCGGATAAGAGAAAAGATTATTATTGATAGGctttaaaacatcacaattttccagtaggcgatctatttcgtcctggaacgtgatttcctcagactgtttagagctttcgccaatttctattcccttttgtttcagatctattcctatttccttttcgggtggttttgaactttctccagtttctatttcctttcccttgctcacgatcacaggattttctattttagggagtctcctagtggccggtttcctacggcgtactttcctccatcctacgtatcttctcttctttttaggtttagCTTTTTCCaacggtggagcttggaattccacaggttcttctatgtcagcaatgtaaccagtaaagtcgtgagagacttcgataggcactggatataagttgagattctggaatgcttccgacatctcattcatgctgcatagtatatatgcaaaatgcaatgttaaaactttggaacaaagtttaacaaacaaacactgaagttttattgcatattactttttgtacagaaataacggaaataaacacactgggattttatttatttacgggattgtgatttctcttactagacccaacttatcggatatttagagattagcattttctgctacagtagctagcatatagagatttgcccattttccgtctattttatcttcccaaggtgcactattacccaattcttgaacttctgggttaaacctaactctcttggttcggggtttctttttctcctgactctttttaagtatcgaatcccttttctctggggaaagaggattttcataatttgccttgcggacaaagattccttcttctaaatttactgggtttttagaagaagatgcaacatctagtttgtggtagatagcagacagcttttgtttacccatactgtaactaacaaataatcagttaataaacaGATAATCACAGAATAACAACTAGTAGAtttaagtattttgtcaaatacttaatttagtattaggcttaatcagcggctcgatcagtggctcaatagttattaattcttagctctgataccaccttctgtcgcgacccccgacccaccctggacggagtcggggtccgcgatgcagatttcagtggtacccgtggtatttaatttatgcgatagcggaagtctttttacaacaggatcttttcaccggaaaatgctcgtttaatatattacacaaagtttaagggataaatcccataatttacaataagttgatttcacatagaaatctttattttccaaaacatgttttatttatttattcacaatgagccacttctctgagcttgtagtgctttactgcacttttcctggatcacacagatcacctgaaacatgtttgaaaaaggttttgtcagcggggaaatactgagtgaatcattctgttttctaaaacgacccgttagttataaatcacagtattaagagcgattacaatgtttctatcaaccaattatcaagaatgggtatttgtcactcgaccggatctgtgactgtggtcataccactattgggtcccgtcgccccaataatgacgatttactcacacagagtaataattactcacatagagtaatattcactcacatagagtgatagaaatagtaatgtgcacaataccccacataccagctgtaatttggtgattacaaagacttaatccctgtaattataaccttgaaaataatttgaggtattgtaatacttactcacaaactgtgagaaaacagttaaaaagaagaatgactcacattgcagattaacgagcaaatagataatgcctactgattagccttgattaaatctaatttaacacaatgcacacacacaggctagtaactaatacaacaattacgtcaattcacgagattaaaccttcacaacgattaatcagtgcaatactcgataattcaatcggattcacaacgaataacagagcatagtccgaattcgaacagcactctaatattcaagtcgaaatcacgacgaataatcaaagtacaagctcaattgagcagcacatggactatcgttggatagttataatcgatcggacgttgaatcgtaatagcgatcgagttattaccctgattgcggcagcgattcgtgaattgtgtgtgttgtgaacgatttctgctataactcagcgtatacagtgagttttttcgtcgtttcaactctcaaattcaagtcccagactcctctatttatacacgaaatttgacccccgtcgcgtagcgcgaggggtacccctatgggcgtcgcgctacgcgaggggtcaccctacttcatagggtagcccttcgtgcatgtaggctggatgagtcgacagtttctcaaatttcaaatttgacagatagttatgaggataatcgtgactagggttttgccccccctgagttttaggggccctgattctgattctgattgttctggaaattttagggttaatgcagaattacttgggtttctcaattagggttttcttaatagctaattaccatcctaattatggattttagtgacagttgttacagtaGTCACTGATGctttaagcagaaaggaaaggattAAACCCATACGGATTAATGCCAAGAGTATTGAACTTAAGAACAGcttgaatgaaagattgttagtTGCTCAAAAAGAAGTTGTATTGGAAGCTAACCTTCCAAGTGAGAAATTAGGTGCAACTGTTGATCAATTGTCACCTGGCAAAGACGGAATCCTCAGGTTAAATGgtagaatatgggttcctatgtGGAGGACTTAGAGATATAATCCTTCAGAAAGCTCATAATTCAAGATACTCAGTTCATCATGGaggtgacaaaatgtatcaagatctaaaagctaactattggtggataggatTGAAGAAGTCCATAGCCACACacgtagctaaatgtctgacatgtgctcagattaaagctgaacatcaaaagccatcaggtttgctacaacaattagaacttcccacatggaagtgggagatggtaaccatggatttcattaccaagttacctaagacaagatatggaaacgatacaatatgggtcatagttgacagactgactaagtcagcacatttcttacccatcaatgagactcatagctccgataagcTAATTCAGTTGTATGTGGATGTGATTGTATCTCTCCATGGAGTGCCAGTGTCTATtgtatctgatagagatactagatatacttctcatttctggaaaagtttccaacaatctttgggcactcgtttgaattttagtactgcttacatcctcaaacggatgggcaaagtgagcgtacaattcaaacattagaagacatgcttcgcgcatgtgtcattaATTTGGGTGGCAACTGGGATGAACACCTTcccttgattgaattctcctacaataatagttaccataccagcattcaggttgcgccttttgaggctttatatgggagaaaatgtagaacgcccgtctgttgggcagaagttggagaagtTCAATTGTCTGGACTTGAAATAGTTCTAGAAACAACGAACAAGGTTGTCCAAATTCGTGATCGCCTAAATGCTGCCAGAGATAGGCAAAAAAGTTATGTAGATAAGaagcgaaaacctctaaagtttgaggtaggagacaaagtcttactaaaggtatcaccctggaagggtgtgatgcatTATGGTAAGAAGGGCAAGCTAagcccaaggtacataggaccattcgagatcatcgagtGTGTCGGaagtgtagcttataagctaaacttacctgaGGAGCTAAGTGGAATTCACAAGGTGTTCCACGTTTGTAACTTAAAGAAATGtatagctgatgaatcgctagcaatgtctcataaagacgtacAAATTAATGAAAGCCTGAGGTTTGTTGAAAGACCTttatcgatcgaggatcgacatgTTAAAAAGTTCCAAAGTAAGCATGTACCGGTTGTgaaagttaaatgggatgcccgtagaggccctgaatatacgtgggaggtCGAGTCCACTATGCAACAAAAGTACCCTcacttgtttcagtaaatctcggggttcagggggtgaggatgtaacaccttgtaaaatcgtgtccaattatataaagacacgtgtcataaaACCCTAAACGTGTAAAAGGTTTATTCCGAAGGACTAAACATGACAAACATTGAAAATACGTATGCgggggactaaaagtgtcaacatgctaatttatgcctctgagtgaccttttaccAAACCCGAGACTTTATAATGTTAAAACATGCTCTCGGAAATGATTAATGATGATTATAAAAGTTGAAGGACTAAAGGTGTAAAGCTTCAAAGATTTTAGTTTCCTGAGCAATCACTTACggaccacaaagggttaggcttacggtcgTAAGGACTGTACCTGGGCGATACAATTCAATagcggttacggaccgtaaggggtcaggcttacggtccgtaaagcctgtATCTGGGCAGAAAATTTTGGACAACTGCAGGTTTTCACCATAACCGACTTATACACTCAAAATTCGATACCAGGAGCACTTTGATGGTTTTAGGAACCAGCTAGGACACCTGTGATGATCCTGGACACTCCTTAACACCTGTGATGATCTTGGATCATCCTCTTCAACTATAAATAGGACCTCTTATTGCCTCATTTCTTTGCTCATCTCAAAAATCATCTCTTTCTCAATCTTCTAAGGTTCCTGATACAAAAGAAAGCTCTCTCTAGTTTAAAGTTcaagctaggaccctttgtaagtgtccttagccATTTTAGTTCAGTTTTTATAGGTTTAaagaccgaaagtcaaagttgtcGTAAAATGACTTTGACCTTCGGTTAAAACCTaaatggtccagccattgttcgaggcGAATGTGGCTATGTGatcataattaggtaggtgttaatccctcaaaagggcacctcctaattttcatgtttgcttagttaattgtcgggtcaaagtatttaatcaaaaagtcaaacaGGTCAAATTTGTGAATAATAATCAAAACTAATAATGTAGAGgttataaaacatattttatcatttaaacaacttggtaaatattattagaacatgtttatacatgttcaacccgacaattctgagtttaagctcggttcgcaaccgaaagtcgcaaaagcttgacttttgctttgactttcagttctgacccgattaagcttaATTCCTTTAGGTTTTAAACTTTCATAGTAACCATATAATGTTGTAGTacaaccctctgaggttatattacaTGATCACTTAGAAATTCTGAATTATATGCATGTTTCTATTATTATGCTTAAtgttgaccattttgcccttatgATAAAAATTAGGATTTTTGAATAAATGGTCATGCAAATAAGTTAGGTACTGATTACTAAACATGATTAAAGTATTTTGATAATTTTATTCTTGTCATAAACTGATGTTGTGTAAAAGTTTGTAAATTTAGCTTTTATAAAGACTAAATTATCCTTTAGTGCATAAATCATGcttaaacataaattttgacacaaAACTCTTAACCTACTATTATGATatcatttttaggaatttttggaATGTTGGGTCAGATTATATATTGACCTTAAcattgagttcttgtataaattCTATAATTGACGAAAATGCctttttgtaaataaaatgagttttacaaataataaacatgccaaaccttttgctactgatctaatatgaaaaataaaatattttgaccatccaaggctgatcaaaatctcagaatcaCATAAACTTTGCAAATATCGTCAATTATCGGTTTTTACGCTTAAttggtgcatagtatggtttaaaaccatatttagcacccctagacttgttacctactgaatttataaataattttaatatttttacagtaggtataagttatgaactcagacttccaattaTTTCCTTAAAAGCATatatgaaatgaccaaaatacgcTTTCGgagcatagtttggccataaatggtaaacgacacatatgtatgatatcctactgatataacatcataaataaatatttttacagaaTGCTTTTGAGAAGAACATCAGTTTACctataaacctcttttataaatccTAAAATGACCAGAATGCCCTTATGAGGCTTAAAtcggttttaaatactttttgggcatatatgttgacATCCTAATGATGTCTTAACATAATTTAAGCAGAAACTTGTATATGGTTCATTTGGTTACCCATTATGCTTAtatgcgttcggttcggtttatgtaactagtttacataaattagacaaaacgggttaaaccttatcatttaaacttcaaattccagaatgtgtttagtttacccatattatacaagtattcgtacttgttgggtctaaattacattccaTTCCGGTCTCCGATTAATCTAGCGTTTCTAAACGTAAAGtatctttaaaactaaccggtctaagtctttgacttaaataagacccgttagtatcctaataggttaataaaaccttcctTACAGATTAAGTAGCTTCAGTGGAAGAAATTTGCATAAACCCTTaggaatatacggctgagttgcaatctttgcataatttaactcaggtaaatacttttaacttattttccctatacgtgctcgggatacggtaaattattaccgcttggtcgggtatgggattatttagtcggattgtgatttaataaatccgcataacccgttttaatctgttttgtttgataacataaacattgggagTTAACGACCGTGActtggatatccttggctcatttatgTTACTAATGgtcacgacctatgcacgggtaGGCATACAACTGACAGATGCAAAATGCTAAAtgttacccacaagttggggataactcctttgtgggttttataagtggtAAGTCGGTTAAacatgaccggcttccaaaccggccccaattgtatgacaaacatgtaaatctgtatgcaagattttaataaaaattgtcccaagttacaaaaggttttgtgccttgtgcgcctaaattagttttcataaactcttttaaaatgagtaagttaattgtatttacgagtgaaaactgacgtattttccaaagactaagTAACAGGTACCTCTCGAAACTAGGCTGGAGCTACTTGGTGTCAattaagaggatcttgcaaatttGCCTTAATAAAAAtgctttaataaaaatgcatgagaaaatttaattttctgtaaatttgcctctggaaaactgcattcgtagacagttttatgccattgcgttttaaaactgcattcctggttcagacaattcacagacaaaactattgttctggttcaatgcgttttagagagaacattttcttttgtgtttttaagacattgcgttttagaactaagacatttttatgtgttttctgaccattgcgttttagaaaaacaccatttttgaagtgtttttagtcattgcgttttagaaaaacacatttttgaagtgtttttagtcattgcgttttaggtaaaacacatttttaggtgttttcagtccattgcgtttacagagaacactttcttttgtttttttaggccaatgcgttttagaaatgagacatttttaagcgttttctggctattgcgtttaataaataagacatttctttgtgttttttgtgcattgcgttttaggtaaaacacctttttatgtgttttcagtccattccgttttagaaaacagacattttaagtgttttctggccattgcgttttaggaataagacatttgtttgtgtttttggtgaattgcgttttaggtaaaaacacatttttatgtgttttcagtccattgcgttttagaaactacactttttttgtgtttttaggttattgcgttttagaattaagacatttctttgtgttttttgctcattgcgttttacaaataagacatttttttgtgttttttgtgcattgcattGAAACAGGACAATAGCtttgtctgtgaattgtctgaaccaggaatGCAGTACTACATCAAATCGAATTGAGTCGACACCGTGTAGCGTAGGGACTCCCACTAGTTTACTCCAATCATTTGTAATCGAATTGTGAGTTGTATCGAGTGTTGGTTTAGTTTGATACCAGTATTAATTTTTTTGGTTTTCGAATTATGTGAAATAAGTGTCGATTATAATTGATTGCTATATCAAGTACGAGCATCGTACTAGTACTACATCGAATCGAATTGAGTCGATACCGTGTAGCGTAGGGACTCCCACTAGTTTACTCCAATTTAACGCAACAAAAGGGGATCGACTTCTAAGCGAAATAAAGACTCATCTTTAAAAAATCTCTACTGATCTTGAGTTGATGTAACTTTGGTTTCTTTCTAGTGTCTTACTAGATCAACCTTTCATTTTATGATGAAGTTTGctttgctgttaaaaaaaataaaaaagaaagacaaaaacaataataaaccGAAGGAACACCCTTGACTCTACCAACCTCCAACAGGTAACAGAAACGGATGTAGCATGAATACCGATGACATAAATCCCCATGCATCGCACCACGTGTACCATGATTACCAGAAAACAACATCGAACACCTGTAAAGCAACCCATGCGTAATTTATCCAACCGTGTACACATTTTCAAACCCTATACCAACGTGTCAATTTTCCAAAGCAGCCATGCTATAATACACGTCACGTGTTATCCTTAACCTGAGCCAAGATTCCCTAAACCTAAATAGATCGCCACGTGTCAACCATGCACTCATCCACAAATCCCAAATCCCTCATTACCCGCCACGTGTCAACGTGTACCATCATCGGACGCCGTACTCCGACATTAACGCGTCACAACGTTAACATATCTTACGTGTCATTTTCTTTTCCCACCATGTTTTTCCCTCCCCCCTTTTAAATTGAGAAAAAACCCtagctagttcattttcaattttccaCACAAAAAAAAGAATCAAGAATCCGAGTGTTTCTTTTCCTTTTAAGTTTATTCAATGGAGGATGAAAACGAGCTAATGTTGGAGTTATCGATAGGGGGGATTTTTGCGAATCCGAAACCGAACCCGAATGTGACCGAATCGACGAAAATCGACAATCGAATATTGAAAGATGGCGTTCGGCGACGGAAGAGGGAAGAAAAGGTGAAGAAAATGGTGGATTATGGTTCGTGTGGGTCAGTAAGTGGTCCGTTTGTAGAGAATAAGGAGTGGTTAGAGGCGCAAATTGTGGGACAAAATGATGATGAGCCTGCATGTCAAAAACAGAAGCAGGAAAAGTTTGGTTCGGTTGATGATGAGGATAAGAATTTGGTTTTTCGGCCAACGGCATGTAGAAGTTTTAGGCCGTATCAAGGGAAAAACAAATTGAAACTTTATTGTAAAATGAAATCAAATGGTTGTTCTTCCGATGGCCAATGTTCCTCTCACCAAGGTAATAAACTATGTACCCTAAAAATGTTATCTAAAATATAAATTATTGTTGTGTCTCAATTTTAATTTGACTTAAATATGGTTTCCTCGACCCATTATCTAGTGGTATCATGGATGGAACTTCTTTAATATTTGAAGTGAATAGTTTAGTTAATTAGCTTTGAAAAATAATATCTTTATATGGTTTTTTCTATGCGCAAGAAAGAACTATAATTTTGGTTTCTTATATTTTCGTTTGTCAATTTAAATGTTTAAGTGGTAGGATATTTGTATTCACAAAAGTTGGTGAGTTTAAAGATTTGGAGATGCAAGGTTAATTAGATGTTATTTGGGTGTCAAAAATATGGTTTTAACCTCCATTTGGGTTGACCAAAACAATGGTTTTTTTTAATGGCTAATTTTTTTCCCTTAGTTATATCTCCAAACAATTGTGAAACTTGATTTCCACACAAGAGATAATTCCGCTTGATAATTAAGCCTATGTGGCCCAAAACAATGGTTTTAATCCGAAATGGGACATGATGAGGTTTTATTTTAATCTGATTTCTTTTAGTTGACTACCGGTAGGCgtgccagattcagaaaatattTTGTAGGGATCCGAACGAATGGTTTAACCAAATTTTCAAGGGATGCGAGGATTTTGCCCTGTAAAATacattaaaatttattttttcaaggggtgcgtcCGCCCTCTACCTTGGTCCACCCCGACTAGTAgactaaattaaaataaaaaaaatggaaactAGAGGATTTCAAAGGCTAGAAAATAGAaattgaaatgaaaaaaaaaatattacaaaataaatagaagaaagagtaaattactttttgattctttgtattttagtggttttaaccatttgaatctaaagtcaaaatgtttaacgccccGAGTCCCTACACACTTTTTTTATAACCATTTTAGTCCGTTTAAGTCTaatttttaaccttttgagtccaatgtttttaacaaaattggactcaaaccGTTATAATATGAACAAAATTGGCCTCAAACCGTTATAATATAAACAAAATTGGACTCTaaatgttataaaataaatggctagggactcaggacattaaacttttttattttggactcaagtggttaaaaccattaaaacacaGGAACTAAAAAAGTATTTTACTCTAGAAGAAAATTGTTTTTTGAACTTTGTTTTTTATACCTTAATTAATTAATATCTACTAGAATGTTCTTGGATATTCCTTTAATGTCATATATCTAATCTAACGTGATGTTGACGGCGTCAATTTAATGACATTTTGCCGTGATTGTAGGTGGTGCTAGTGATGATAGCCAAACCAATTCAAGCAACTCACAACTGGACCAACAAGCAGCAAGCACTTCAACGGCAATTGTAGAGCCATCTGATCAACATCAACCAGCCGGTTCATCAAAACAAACCGTACTCTCAACCACCAAACCAAACGACCGATCAAACCCACACGAGTCAAGTATCCTAACCCCACCTCCCAAACCAGAACCACCCAGTAGCCAACACCAACAAACCTCTTTACTGGCCCGAATGCCATGTGTTTCAAC from Helianthus annuus cultivar XRQ/B chromosome 10, HanXRQr2.0-SUNRISE, whole genome shotgun sequence harbors:
- the LOC110883894 gene encoding ninja-family protein AFP1; translation: MEDENELMLELSIGGIFANPKPNPNVTESTKIDNRILKDGVRRRKREEKVKKMVDYGSCGSVSGPFVENKEWLEAQIVGQNDDEPACQKQKQEKFGSVDDEDKNLVFRPTACRSFRPYQGKNKLKLYCKMKSNGCSSDGQCSSHQGGASDDSQTNSSNSQLDQQAASTSTAIVEPSDQHQPAGSSKQTVLSTTKPNDRSNPHESSILTPPPKPEPPSSQHQQTSLLARMPCVSTTGNGPNGKTVSGFLYKYNTKKDVSIVCVCHGRSFSPAGFVEHAGGVDIAQPLKHITIYPAAFVS